The following are encoded together in the Acidobacteriota bacterium genome:
- a CDS encoding DUF4252 domain-containing protein, giving the protein MWTNRGSRLTRHSLFLLSLVVGIVSTGCIRMTGPESLRRDVRRSSGVELEKEAGITVTRSGVWLARMGLSFANEPDIPRLRGLRRVEVGVYNLSGYRDGRSAADSGAFDEVFEDWNALVRMNDGDEQVRVLTREDDGKIRQLLVVVAAEDEWVLVRLRGRLDRLIEEAIRFGFDSAERPDLYQRSREERGLEEPSQSPAD; this is encoded by the coding sequence ATGTGGACTAACAGAGGCTCGAGGCTGACGCGCCACTCTCTGTTCTTGCTGTCACTGGTGGTCGGGATCGTTTCCACCGGTTGCATTCGTATGACCGGTCCCGAGTCCCTCCGACGCGACGTTCGCCGAAGCTCCGGCGTGGAGCTCGAGAAAGAGGCTGGGATCACCGTGACGCGATCCGGGGTCTGGCTGGCCCGGATGGGGCTGAGTTTCGCAAACGAGCCCGACATCCCCAGGCTCAGGGGACTCCGCCGAGTCGAGGTCGGCGTCTACAACTTAAGTGGCTATCGCGATGGCCGCTCCGCGGCCGACAGCGGAGCATTCGATGAGGTTTTCGAGGATTGGAACGCGCTCGTACGGATGAACGATGGCGACGAGCAGGTTCGCGTCCTGACTCGCGAAGACGACGGAAAGATTCGTCAGTTGCTGGTCGTCGTCGCGGCGGAAGACGAGTGGGTGCTTGTCCGGCTCCGGGGTCGTCTTGATCGTCTCATCGAGGAGGCGATCCGCTTCGGTTTCGATAGTGCCGAACGTCCGGATCTATACCAGCGTTCGCGGGAGGAGCGGGGACTCGAGGAGCCTAGTCAAAGTCCAGCGGATTGA
- a CDS encoding Smr/MutS family protein, producing the protein MSDHEHVMPVEDFIDLHPFRPRDIPDVVASYLEAAVEAGFSEVRVIHGRGIGFQRQRVRDVLEAHPEVEDYRDAPSERGGWGATIVRLRRPEIDAPTTDDQNGTKRTEP; encoded by the coding sequence ATGAGTGATCACGAGCACGTGATGCCCGTGGAGGACTTCATCGACCTCCACCCCTTTCGCCCACGGGACATCCCCGACGTAGTCGCGTCCTACCTCGAGGCCGCCGTCGAGGCGGGCTTCAGCGAGGTGCGTGTCATCCACGGCAGGGGCATTGGCTTTCAGCGCCAACGGGTTCGCGATGTGCTTGAGGCCCACCCTGAGGTGGAAGATTATCGAGACGCGCCTTCGGAACGGGGGGGGTGGGGCGCAACGATCGTCCGGCTACGTCGGCCTGAGATTGACGCCCCCACGACGGATGACCAGAATGGGACGAAGAGGACCGAACCATGA
- a CDS encoding sigma-70 family RNA polymerase sigma factor, with protein sequence MKDSREPRVVSGVHDHQEVGPDAELADLLERIRRGDGDAFEQVAREQGPRLFRLALRLCSQRADAEDLVQETLLKGLPALKRFEGRSSLATYLTRAMGNLWKNRLRSRSRSRMVDWFRGLGGSAAEDETDLIEPAADLPDPQQHLERREEAVAVQRALRHLEPTRRWTLLLREVEDLSYEEIASVTDVPVGTVRSRIARARAEMRHLLESSA encoded by the coding sequence ATGAAAGATTCCCGGGAACCCAGAGTCGTTAGCGGTGTCCATGACCACCAGGAGGTGGGACCCGATGCCGAACTCGCCGATCTTCTGGAACGGATCCGTCGAGGGGACGGGGACGCTTTCGAGCAGGTGGCGCGCGAACAGGGACCACGACTGTTTCGACTGGCGCTTCGTCTGTGCAGCCAACGCGCCGATGCGGAGGACCTCGTGCAAGAGACGCTGCTGAAGGGGCTCCCGGCACTGAAACGGTTCGAAGGTCGCTCCAGCCTTGCGACCTACCTGACCCGCGCGATGGGCAACCTGTGGAAGAATCGGCTCAGGTCGCGCAGCCGATCCCGCATGGTCGATTGGTTTCGTGGCCTCGGTGGCTCGGCGGCCGAAGATGAGACCGATCTTATCGAGCCGGCCGCGGATCTTCCCGACCCACAGCAACATCTTGAACGCCGGGAAGAGGCGGTCGCGGTGCAACGAGCCCTGAGACACCTCGAACCTACCCGGCGTTGGACGTTGCTCCTCCGTGAGGTCGAGGACCTCTCCTACGAAGAGATCGCCTCGGTCACCGACGTCCCGGTGGGAACCGTGCGATCGCGGATCGCCCGAGCGCGGGCCGAGATGCGTCACCTACTGGAGTCGTCGGCATGA
- a CDS encoding DnaJ domain-containing protein, with translation MPTKSKKDYYAVLGVARGANDKEIKSAYRKLARKFHPDANAGDPAAEERFKEISEAFAVLSDQEKRQQYDQGGHDAFGAGFDPFAGFDVRTSGMGDLSDLFEMFMGGGAGRRGRRGAVGRRGRDLTHAIRLPFKEAIQGSTVDIQVPRVGVCGTCGGRGSQGASGCASCHGSGTRRESQRVKIRIPAGIEDGGKLRLRGKGDAGSGGAPSGDLFLEVRIDPHPSLNRDGRNLQTDVTIGIGTATLGGRVRVPTLSGSTEIQVPAGVRSGQKLRIRGEGVPAGDDRVAGDLLARIVIQAPTDLDEESRKLIEEFRQRNPDS, from the coding sequence ATGCCGACAAAGAGCAAGAAAGACTATTACGCGGTTCTTGGCGTGGCACGCGGTGCCAACGACAAGGAGATCAAGAGCGCCTACCGCAAGCTGGCGCGGAAATTCCATCCCGATGCCAATGCCGGGGATCCGGCCGCCGAGGAGCGCTTCAAGGAGATCTCCGAGGCGTTCGCCGTCCTGTCCGATCAAGAAAAGCGGCAGCAGTACGACCAGGGCGGGCACGACGCGTTCGGGGCGGGATTCGACCCCTTTGCCGGTTTCGATGTGCGAACCAGCGGCATGGGCGACCTCTCGGACCTGTTCGAGATGTTCATGGGCGGTGGGGCCGGCCGACGTGGCCGACGGGGCGCCGTGGGGCGAAGGGGTCGGGACCTGACCCACGCCATCCGACTTCCGTTCAAAGAGGCCATCCAGGGATCGACCGTCGATATCCAGGTGCCGCGGGTCGGTGTCTGTGGCACCTGTGGTGGCCGAGGGTCTCAAGGAGCGAGCGGTTGCGCGAGTTGCCACGGCTCGGGGACTCGTCGGGAAAGTCAGCGAGTGAAGATTCGCATTCCTGCGGGAATCGAAGACGGTGGGAAGCTTCGACTTCGCGGAAAGGGCGATGCCGGGAGCGGCGGGGCGCCGTCGGGCGACCTGTTCCTGGAGGTTCGCATCGATCCCCACCCGTCTCTCAATCGAGACGGAAGAAACCTGCAGACCGACGTGACGATCGGGATCGGGACGGCGACCCTCGGCGGTCGTGTTCGTGTGCCGACGCTCTCGGGATCGACCGAAATTCAGGTTCCCGCCGGTGTTCGGAGCGGGCAGAAGCTCAGGATCCGAGGTGAAGGGGTCCCCGCAGGAGACGACCGAGTCGCAGGGGACCTACTGGCCCGGATCGTGATTCAGGCACCGACCGACCTGGACGAGGAATCACGGAAGCTGATCGAGGAATTTCGCCAGCGAAATCCCGACAGTTAG
- a CDS encoding DUF2231 domain-containing protein, whose protein sequence is MLRWFHPAVVHFSIAFLAAGGAVGCLGYLSRRPRWIRVGHQLLAVGSLCLLPTLVTGYLAANSVTTGAVATELLADHEVAGWILTGCAAITLLWLGSYRGEIPAGQRNPFAIWLAILVSAVLYAALLGGKLVYIYQVGTGA, encoded by the coding sequence ATGCTTCGTTGGTTCCATCCCGCCGTGGTCCATTTCTCCATCGCGTTTCTTGCCGCCGGTGGGGCAGTCGGCTGTCTTGGCTATCTGAGCCGACGACCGCGTTGGATCCGGGTGGGTCATCAGCTTCTGGCCGTCGGGTCGCTCTGCCTGCTCCCGACGCTGGTGACCGGCTATCTCGCTGCCAATTCGGTGACGACCGGGGCGGTCGCGACGGAACTCCTTGCGGATCACGAGGTTGCCGGCTGGATCCTGACCGGGTGTGCCGCGATAACCCTGCTCTGGCTCGGGAGCTACCGAGGAGAAATCCCCGCGGGGCAAAGGAATCCGTTTGCGATCTGGTTGGCGATACTGGTCTCGGCCGTCCTTTACGCCGCCCTCCTGGGCGGGAAGCTGGTCTATATCTACCAGGTGGGAACCGGGGCGTAG